Part of the Limihaloglobus sulfuriphilus genome is shown below.
ATAACCGGCCCGCAGCTCTCACCTGACGGGGTGGTAAATATTTATGACATTGCCGTCATTGCATCTCAATGGCTAAGATGCAATGACCCTCAGAACATTAATTGCTGGTAATTTTTATATGGAGCAGTAAAATGAATAAAAGAAAAGCATTTACACTAATCGAACTTCTTGTTGTTATCTCTATCATAGCACTTTTGATGGCGATCCTGATGCCGGCGCTTGCCCAGGTTCGCAAACAAGCCCGCCGTACTGTCTGTTCAACGAATCTGCATAACTGGGGTATCGCCCTCAACGCGTATTCGGCGGATAATAACGGCAAACTTCTAAGCTCGTATCGGCCGTCCTTGTATAATGGACCGATACCGGGGATAACTTTCCTCGTTAAGCAGACCGGCTATCACTGGACAAACAATTTATATATGGGTGCCATCACGCCGTATATCCCCGGTTTTGACCTGGATAAAAAGGAGTTCAGTCCGGCGTGGATTTGTCCCTCTGGTGCTTTGGATAAGACAAAATTGTTCACTGAGTGGAAATCGCACATGGACCAGTCGCCGGAGCAGCTCCAGCGTATCTGGTTCCCGACAAGCTACGCCTATTTCGCCAGAGCCGATCAGTGGGGCAAATACTGCACAGAGCCCCAGGAGCTGACCGGCAGACAACTCTCGAGTAACAAGATTGTCATGGCGGACAATATCTACCGCTGGCACGTGGACGGCTCGTGGTGGTATAACCACGGCAAGACCGGCGGCTCGGTTCATGATATCCGGTTCGGCAAAAATGTTGTCATTGGCGAGCCGCAGATTATAGGTAACAACCAGCTCTTCGGCGACGGGGCGGTTATATGGAAAAGCGAATCCGAGTTTGATCCGGAACTCATGGACAGGTGCGACCCGGACGTTCGACAAACATATTCATCAGGCACAACACCGAACCTGGGTGCGGATACGACGTTCTGGTAAAATCCAGCTCCGCGGCAATTACAGCATAGATGTTGTTTGTATTTTATTGGCTTTGAGTCTTATTTAATGGAAATTGTTTAAAGGCAGTGTAATGAAGACCATCTCACGCAGAGTATTTCTACGTTCGACCGCTGTAAGTGCGGCGGCATATAGTTTTCTTGGTTCCCAAACATCTCGAACTCTGGCCCGGGGCAAAAAAACAACGAAAGTAAGCGATGCCGCGGCTAAACTCGGCAAAGACGACCGGCGGCCAAATGTAGTGTTTGTTTTAGCCGATGATTTTGGATACGGCAGCCTCAACTGCACTGGCGCCGACCCTGCTCTTGTGAGAACGCCGAATATTGACCGGCTTGCCCGAGAGGGGATAAAATTCACACAGGCCAGCACAAATGTATCCCTTTGTTCGCCATGCAGATACAGCCTCATGACCGGCGAGTATCCCTGGCGTGAAGGCGGCCTGACGTACGGTGTGGTAGAGTTAAACGCGCCTCTCCTGCTCAAAACTGACCGCAGGTCGCTGGCCAACGTGTTTCAGGATAACGGCTACCAGACCGCGATGATCGGCAAGTGGCATTTAGGTTACGGAACTAAACAGACTACGCCGGAGACTTTTTCTAAAGACCTAAACCCCGGCCCGCTGGAGGTGGGTTTTGACTATCATTTTGGAGTTCCGCATAACCACGGAGCAATGCCTAATGTATATGTCGAGAATCACAGTGTTTACGGCATCCGCAGCGACAAAGTCTCGCCGTACAGCCGCTCATTCTACGGAGTGGAATACTGGGGGATTGACGCGCCGCAGCGTGTAGATGAAAACATAGAACAGGATTTGACTGACAAGGCGATCGACTGGCTCAGGCAGTGTGATAGAGAAAAGCCGTTCTTTATGTATTTCGCGGCAACGGCAATACACCATCCCATAACCCCCTCGCCGTATATGCGGGGCATGAGTGATTGCGGGCCTTACGGTGATTTTGTTCAGGATCTTGACCATTCAGTCGGCCAGCTCTTCCAGGCGCTTGAGTATATGGGCGTTGCCGATAATACGCTGTTTATTTTTGCCGGCGACAATGGCGGCGATCCCGGCCCTGCCAACGGCCCGGGCAGACGCGCCATGGCGGCAGGGTTTGATATAAACGCACCGTTCAAGGGGCATAAGCATACAATCTGGGAGGGCGGCCACCGTGTGCCCTTTATCGCCAGATGGCCCGGTTTCATACCTCAGTCAAGCAGCTCAGACGCGATTGTGAGCATGAATGATGTGTTCGCGACACTTGCCGAGCTTGTTGAAGGCCAACCGCCGCAGGGCGATGTAGCGCCGGACAGTTTCAGCTTTCTTGAAGCTATGCTAAAACCGGACGGGGCATCGGGCACAGGCAGAAAGTCGATAATAAACGGAAACCACGGCGGCATGTTAGCCATCCGCAGGGGCTCATGGAAGTATATTGAGGGCAAATACCCAGAGGCGACACCGAAAAACCGGCGGATTCCGGATAATATTACCCGGCCGCAGCTATACAACCTTGATAACGACATTAAAGAAGAGAAAAATG
Proteins encoded:
- a CDS encoding type II secretion system protein, with translation MNKRKAFTLIELLVVISIIALLMAILMPALAQVRKQARRTVCSTNLHNWGIALNAYSADNNGKLLSSYRPSLYNGPIPGITFLVKQTGYHWTNNLYMGAITPYIPGFDLDKKEFSPAWICPSGALDKTKLFTEWKSHMDQSPEQLQRIWFPTSYAYFARADQWGKYCTEPQELTGRQLSSNKIVMADNIYRWHVDGSWWYNHGKTGGSVHDIRFGKNVVIGEPQIIGNNQLFGDGAVIWKSESEFDPELMDRCDPDVRQTYSSGTTPNLGADTTFW
- a CDS encoding sulfatase family protein translates to MKTISRRVFLRSTAVSAAAYSFLGSQTSRTLARGKKTTKVSDAAAKLGKDDRRPNVVFVLADDFGYGSLNCTGADPALVRTPNIDRLAREGIKFTQASTNVSLCSPCRYSLMTGEYPWREGGLTYGVVELNAPLLLKTDRRSLANVFQDNGYQTAMIGKWHLGYGTKQTTPETFSKDLNPGPLEVGFDYHFGVPHNHGAMPNVYVENHSVYGIRSDKVSPYSRSFYGVEYWGIDAPQRVDENIEQDLTDKAIDWLRQCDREKPFFMYFAATAIHHPITPSPYMRGMSDCGPYGDFVQDLDHSVGQLFQALEYMGVADNTLFIFAGDNGGDPGPANGPGRRAMAAGFDINAPFKGHKHTIWEGGHRVPFIARWPGFIPQSSSSDAIVSMNDVFATLAELVEGQPPQGDVAPDSFSFLEAMLKPDGASGTGRKSIINGNHGGMLAIRRGSWKYIEGKYPEATPKNRRIPDNITRPQLYNLDNDIKEEKNVIEQFPEIAEKLQLELDAIRAGSSERELMKNKGAAFNLPEFN